The bacterium genomic interval TCCCCGACATCGCGGGCTAATTGCGAATGCCGACCTCGTAGTGGAAGGTGTGAACCCTTTATGCGGCGATGAGCTTAAGCTTTCAATTAGGCGCGAGGATGGACGATTAATTGAAATTGGCATTCAAGGCGGGGGGTGTTCAATCAGCCTAGCTTCAGCCTCCATGCTCGCCGAAGCGGTTGAAGGCAAAACAGTCGAAGAGATTGATGCAATAATCGAGCGTGTAAAAGCTATGCTCACAGGAAAAGAACACGAGCCTATGGATGAGGATGAAGATTTGGCCGCCTTAGAGGGGATACGAAAGTACCCTGTCCGCGTCAAATGCGCCATGCTCGCATGGACAACTCTACAAGAAGCATTAAAGCAAAGTAAGGAGGGGCAATAATGGATTGGGGACCCGATGATGTCAAAACAAGACTAGAAGAAGTATTCGACCCAGAACTCGATATCAATATCGTCGATTTAGGTTTGGTTTGCGACGTTGAAGTCACACCCGATAAAGAAGTCATCCTAACCATGACTCTTACCTCGCCCGCCTGCCCTTTGGCGCCTCAAATTGAAAAGGACATCAACCAAGTCCTCTCCGAGATGCCCGATATCAAAAACGTCCAAATCAACTGGGTCTTCGACCCACCCTGGGACCCTT includes:
- a CDS encoding SUF system NifU family Fe-S cluster assembly protein, translating into MNINDELYREVILDHAQSPRHRGLIANADLVVEGVNPLCGDELKLSIRREDGRLIEIGIQGGGCSISLASASMLAEAVEGKTVEEIDAIIERVKAMLTGKEHEPMDEDEDLAALEGIRKYPVRVKCAMLAWTTLQEALKQSKEGQ
- a CDS encoding metal-sulfur cluster assembly factor codes for the protein MDWGPDDVKTRLEEVFDPELDINIVDLGLVCDVEVTPDKEVILTMTLTSPACPLAPQIEKDINQVLSEMPDIKNVQINWVFDPPWDPYVNPTEDGRLELGIW